One Setaria italica strain Yugu1 chromosome II, Setaria_italica_v2.0, whole genome shotgun sequence DNA segment encodes these proteins:
- the LOC101773174 gene encoding uncharacterized protein LOC101773174: protein MERAPALCLLISLLAFYLLVPSSAVPLSRLQKMPMQKAGQMPSVKGSTPEPKMKTERFVPEDGKSVISERMAFETQDYGPPVPNNHHKPPGWR, encoded by the exons ATGGAGAGGGCACCGGCTCTGTGTCTTCTGATCTCTTTGTTGGCATTCTACCTCTTGGTTCCATCCAGTGCTGTACCTCTCTCAA GACTGCAAAAGATGCCCATGCAAAAGGCTGGTCAGATGCCGTCGGTTAAAGGCAGCACTCCAGAGCCAAAG ATGAAAACGGAGAGGTTTGTGCCAGAGGATGGCAAATCCGTAATCTCCGAGAGGATGGCCTTCGAGACTCAGGACTACGGTCCCCCAGTGCCCAACAACCACCACAAGCCACCGGGCTGGAGATGA